A region from the Methylocella sp. genome encodes:
- a CDS encoding co-chaperone YbbN — MAGLYGLGAGQAKPSATGAQASSSVKDTTTASFGVDVIAESARQPVLVDFWAPWCEPCKQLTPILEKIVQLAGDKIKLVKMNIDEYPEIAGRLGVRSIPAVIAFQRSQPVDGFMGALPESEVRGFVERLVGPLGGESDLPAEAEALLAAGDAAGAAEIYAAIIAENPSDLAAVASLAKIFIATGELERAKAILASVPASGDRDAGVIGARAALDLAEQAASIGDFSDLKRKIEADPNDHQARFDYAIALSAQNQRDEAAAALLDIIRRDRSWREDGARKQLLQFFEAWGPMDPATISARKRLSTLLFS; from the coding sequence ATGGCGGGATTATACGGCCTGGGTGCGGGGCAAGCCAAGCCGAGCGCAACTGGGGCGCAAGCATCGTCTTCCGTTAAGGACACGACCACCGCGAGCTTCGGCGTGGACGTCATCGCGGAATCGGCGCGTCAGCCGGTTCTCGTCGATTTCTGGGCCCCTTGGTGCGAGCCCTGCAAGCAGCTGACGCCGATTCTCGAAAAAATTGTGCAATTGGCCGGCGACAAGATCAAGCTGGTCAAAATGAACATTGACGAATACCCGGAAATCGCCGGCCGCCTGGGGGTCCGCTCCATCCCGGCCGTGATCGCCTTCCAGCGTTCGCAGCCGGTCGATGGTTTTATGGGCGCGTTGCCGGAATCCGAGGTGCGCGGCTTTGTAGAGCGGCTGGTTGGACCGCTCGGAGGCGAGTCGGACCTTCCAGCTGAGGCCGAGGCTTTGCTCGCGGCGGGCGATGCTGCGGGCGCCGCGGAAATATATGCCGCGATCATCGCCGAAAACCCGAGCGATCTCGCAGCTGTCGCGAGCCTCGCCAAAATCTTCATCGCGACTGGCGAACTCGAAAGGGCGAAAGCAATTCTGGCGTCCGTCCCGGCGAGCGGCGATCGCGACGCGGGGGTGATCGGCGCGAGAGCCGCCCTCGATCTTGCCGAACAGGCGGCCTCGATCGGCGATTTTTCCGATTTGAAGCGAAAGATCGAAGCCGATCCGAACGATCATCAAGCCCGGTTCGATTACGCAATCGCGCTCAGCGCGCAAAATCAGCGGGATGAGGCCGCCGCCGCCCTGCTCGACATTATCCGGCGCGACCGCAGCTGGCGCGAGGACGGAGCCCGCAAGCAATTGCTTCAATTTTTCGAGGCATGGGGTCCGATGGATCCGGCGACGATTTCGGCGCGCAAGAGGCTCTCGACGCTGTTGTTTTCATGA